The DNA sequence CTCACACAACCTTGTTGATTCCCATGTGCCCTATTTAGACTACCtgccactcatgcttgaagtgcattgcTTTTACCGAAAAGACCTCTTACAGTCTACACGTGTTCAACCctgagagagaaagagagagttATAAGATTACGCTGCCCTTTTGCTCATCGTTATGGTTAGAGTTATATGATTACGCCATTAATACGTGACCAGCCGCgccatatttttattttcaattaagaaTTCACTTGCAATTCTATCATTGATTGACTTGACGTCGAATTAAATATCGAATAATTATTATGGACAGTGCAAGTGCATACATGTAAGCAGTTTTTTGAAAGAccttttttatgaaattatttagccaaattaaaatgaattgaaattggttcGTTCATCTTGAAGGTCTGAAATGTCAACACCCGATCCTGATGAAGTGCTGGACAATGGATTACTATCAGAACATCCAACGTTAAACGATTATTGTTGGTTGATGATATTCAAGCATCTTTCGATAGGAGACTTAGCCAATTTTCGAGCGAGTTTCAAAGATCTTGCTACTGTAACGGACATGGAATTTAACAAAGTGACACACGGATCTTTGCTATTTGGATTTGATGACAACGAGAACATGATCGAAGTTATAAAACAATTCGGACATCTCATAAAAGATTTGTGTTTCGACTACGACAAGCTGCGAGGAATAACATGGAAGGAAATATTCACGGCTATGGGTGAAAATTGCAACgacaatttgaaaaagttgagTCTCGGTGGTCGATCTCTGCTATTCATGAAAAAGGAAGACATTTTGccgattgaaaatattttgaaaaatatcgaGACACTGGAATTTGATAACGACGATGACAGTCGACACCGGTTTCCCAAACATTATCTTCACATTTTGTCACACTGTGAAAAGTTGCGAGAGCTAACTGTAATTGGCGTTATAGACATCAATTTGCACAAGactttgttcgaaaataatcggaatctgttgaaattgaaatggttCGGTCCGAAAGATAGTAGCGCTCTGAAAAACATCGTCGACAATTTGATGCATACCCGACTGGAAGAATTCGCCATAAGTTTCATGCATATGACGCCGTTTATGAGAAACTTTTCCGAATTCCTGCGATTGAGCCACTTGAAGCGATTGAGCATCGACTGCAAATTTGTCGATCTCACCGATTTCCTTTCGGATATTGATACTGTTGACAATTCGTTAACATTGCTGACACTATCGTTTGCTCGTCTCGATCACAAGAATATTGGAACATTGGGCCGCATCAAACGACTCAAGGTTATTAAACTTTGTGACGACTGTATAATGGCAACCACATCGTACATCATATCGTTGCAGATTTTGTGTGGAAACAGAAACGTCGAAcatcttttgatattttgctGCGATAAAATTGGCGCCATTGACGAAACGAATTTCCTCAAAATTGTCGATATTCGCAAGCGAATAGGCGCTGAAAATTGTTTGCATCTGACGTTGAGCAGAGACATTTATAATACTAGCTTAAAAGCTATTCCGTCTGAGTTGCTTGAGGCAAATAAAGACGTTCTGAAGTTGATCGACGAATATGACAGCGATTATGAGTACAATGATCTCGATGATTTCTAATCGATTAATTCCATTTCacgtttttgttttacttttttttgtttaatctaGATTTTgaagttaaatattttcaagacaTTACCTTTTCTGGTATAATATGCGtttgtttcgaaaataatttgcgTTTAACAAGCTGAATCTTTGTATACGAACGTTATGAATACAAGTTACGTTTTTCACAAACCCAATcaaaagagatttttgtttcagttttcaGACCAAAGAACTGTACTGAGAATGGCACATAAATTGAGCCAACAGCGTTATATGTACAGGATTCTACAAACGAACTGATGAACTGCAAGTATATTTCCTTCCTCCCAGAAAATTTCGTCCGGAATGGTACATTatgttacgagtgatgaaaagttgaatttttcggtactagTTAGAGGTAAGAGGCGGAGCCGAGTAGGGCAAGCTTACGACGTGTACCACAAAATTGAGCTTTTCATTACGAGTCAcaaacgacaatttttattcttgaaaactgaaataatGTGCAGAAAGAAAACTCGTTAGACATGACACTGACATGACACTATGAATGTGATTTTCTCTCATGGTTTTTCTAGTGCAGGTATTCCTAGCATAATACAGCCACCTGGTATCTCAAGAGATGATGGCAAAAGACCTGATGGAGTGACTTTAATACCATGGAGTCATGG is a window from the Bradysia coprophila strain Holo2 unplaced genomic scaffold, BU_Bcop_v1 contig_94, whole genome shotgun sequence genome containing:
- the LOC119085412 gene encoding uncharacterized protein LOC119085412 isoform X1, giving the protein MDSASAYMSEMSTPDPDEVLDNGLLSEHPTLNDYCWLMIFKHLSIGDLANFRASFKDLATVTDMEFNKVTHGSLLFGFDDNENMIEVIKQFGHLIKDLCFDYDKLRGITWKEIFTAMGENCNDNLKKLSLGGRSLLFMKKEDILPIENILKNIETLEFDNDDDSRHRFPKHYLHILSHCEKLRELTVIGVIDINLHKTLFENNRNLLKLKWFGPKDSSALKNIVDNLMHTRLEEFAISFMHMTPFMRNFSEFLRLSHLKRLSIDCKFVDLTDFLSDIDTVDNSLTLLTLSFARLDHKNIGTLGRIKRLKVIKLCDDCIMATTSYIISLQILCGNRNVEHLLIFCCDKIGAIDETNFLKIVDIRKRIGAENCLHLTLSRDIYNTSLKAIPSELLEANKDVLKLIDEYDSDYEYNDLDDF
- the LOC119085412 gene encoding uncharacterized protein LOC119085412 isoform X2, translating into MDSASAYMYEMSTPDPDEVLDNGLLSEHPTLNDYCWLMIFKHLSIGDLANFRASFKDLATVTDMEFNKVTHGSLLFGFDDNENMIEVIKQFGHLIKDLCFDYDKLRGITWKEIFTAMGENCNDNLKKLSLGGRSLLFMKKEDILPIENILKNIETLEFDNDDDSRHRFPKHYLHILSHCEKLRELTVIGVIDINLHKTLFENNRNLLKLKWFGPKDSSALKNIVDNLMHTRLEEFAISFMHMTPFMRNFSEFLRLSHLKRLSIDCKFVDLTDFLSDIDTVDNSLTLLTLSFARLDHKNIGTLGRIKRLKVIKLCDDCIMATTSYIISLQILCGNRNVEHLLIFCCDKIGAIDETNFLKIVDIRKRIGAENCLHLTLSRDIYNTSLKAIPSELLEANKDVLKLIDEYDSDYEYNDLDDF